Proteins encoded by one window of Deinococcus radiodurans R1 = ATCC 13939 = DSM 20539:
- a CDS encoding HNH endonuclease, which produces MPLSWPPEQFAFALEQMPLTENNRRILQAFLDAPEQTLTAHSLAAAANVAGGWSAANLRIGELSRKFAPVLGSLPDAGDGDPHWWRYIASGRWDGGRFYWTLRPQLKDALLTLGWQSSESLDNEAEGVSAEEARTFVEGATRQIFVNAYERNAGARAACIAHFGTVCRVCETDLVAIYGEVARGYIQVHHLRSLAEVGRQYEVNPLTDLIPVCPNCHAMLHQRRPAYTPEELRAMLGRGQH; this is translated from the coding sequence ATGCCTCTCTCCTGGCCTCCCGAACAATTCGCCTTTGCCCTGGAGCAGATGCCGCTGACTGAGAACAATCGGCGCATTTTGCAAGCCTTTCTGGACGCGCCCGAACAGACCCTGACCGCGCATTCTCTGGCGGCAGCGGCAAATGTGGCGGGTGGTTGGTCGGCGGCGAATCTGCGAATTGGCGAACTCTCGCGCAAGTTTGCCCCTGTGCTGGGGTCTTTGCCTGACGCGGGAGACGGCGACCCACACTGGTGGCGCTATATCGCGTCGGGACGCTGGGATGGCGGGCGCTTTTACTGGACGTTGCGGCCACAACTCAAGGATGCTCTTCTGACTCTGGGGTGGCAAAGCAGCGAGTCGCTTGATAACGAGGCGGAAGGCGTTTCAGCGGAGGAAGCCAGAACATTTGTAGAAGGAGCAACGCGCCAGATTTTCGTCAATGCCTATGAGCGCAATGCAGGGGCGAGAGCCGCATGTATCGCGCATTTTGGAACAGTATGCCGGGTATGCGAGACAGACTTGGTGGCGATTTATGGTGAAGTAGCGCGGGGCTATATCCAGGTTCATCATCTGCGGTCACTGGCCGAGGTGGGCAGACAGTACGAAGTGAATCCACTGACCGACCTGATTCCCGTCTGTCCGAACTGTCATGCCATGCTTCACCAGCGGCGACCTGCGTATACACCTGAAGAATTGCGGGCCATGCTGGGGAGAGGCCAACACTGA
- a CDS encoding DUF4238 domain-containing protein: MGERIKRQHYVPQGYLRRFQSPNSNKKVARIWVVDRNIEQPFNVPIQTVSSRDGFYDSEIDESIAEFDRHGLENLLRIEEEKFYAALEIIDSAIIENRVIPDNAKPAIAWYMYLQFIRTEKFRAGIGTPSNSQHPDFQKLTQIYGLIDKKTSSKFLNVCLSSFWIIYEMVGEQTVFTSDNPVVFSFDSENPMLSHYLLKRDIGFMPNMGMKMVFPIDSKHILVLYDKLHFPEKADIDNLIVPFDTSEAYSVWSTIINNCDRQIYLDRNDGMAEIIKMLMGLDETLKPIRDIIGKVFEAIRYDNSAVSGTRLNSFSAYQKTVLLKNALNKLDSGQ, from the coding sequence ATGGGCGAGCGAATTAAACGCCAACATTATGTCCCGCAGGGCTATTTAAGACGGTTTCAAAGTCCTAATTCTAATAAAAAAGTTGCAAGAATTTGGGTCGTTGATAGAAATATTGAACAACCGTTTAATGTACCAATCCAAACAGTATCATCGCGAGATGGGTTTTATGATTCAGAAATAGACGAGAGTATTGCAGAATTTGATAGGCATGGACTTGAAAATCTTCTGAGGATAGAAGAGGAGAAGTTTTACGCAGCACTAGAGATAATTGACTCTGCTATTATAGAAAATAGGGTAATACCTGACAATGCGAAGCCTGCAATAGCTTGGTATATGTATCTCCAATTCATAAGAACGGAGAAATTCAGGGCAGGGATAGGAACCCCCTCAAATTCACAGCATCCAGATTTTCAGAAATTGACACAAATATATGGCCTTATAGATAAGAAAACATCCTCTAAATTCCTAAATGTTTGTTTGTCTAGCTTTTGGATAATTTATGAAATGGTGGGCGAGCAAACTGTTTTCACAAGTGATAATCCAGTCGTTTTCTCTTTTGATAGTGAAAATCCTATGCTTAGTCATTATCTTTTGAAAAGAGATATTGGATTCATGCCAAATATGGGAATGAAAATGGTATTTCCCATTGATAGTAAGCATATACTCGTTCTTTACGATAAATTGCATTTCCCAGAAAAAGCGGATATAGATAATTTAATAGTTCCGTTCGATACGTCTGAAGCATATTCGGTCTGGAGTACAATAATCAATAATTGCGATAGGCAGATATATTTAGACAGGAACGATGGGATGGCCGAAATAATCAAGATGCTCATGGGTCTAGATGAAACCCTAAAACCGATTAGGGATATTATAGGAAAGGTTTTTGAGGCTATCAGATATGATAACTCCGCAGTTAGTGGCACAAGACTTAATTCATTTTCAGCATATCAAAAAACTGTTCTTCTGAAAAATGCGCTAAATAAATTAGATTCAGGGCAATAA
- the acnA gene encoding aconitate hydratase AcnA: MSDKAMNLFGARDTLQVPGSDKKLYFYNLNKLQGHDVSRLPVSIKVLLESVLREANDYDVRREDVETVAGWSATNPEVEIPFKPARVILQDFTGVPAVVDLAAMRSAMVKLGGDPSKINPLIPVDLVIDHSVQVDEFGTEFALANNMALEFERNRERYEFLRWGQQAFDNFGVVPPASGIVHQVNLEYLAKGVQSRAEDDGEVVYPDSLVGTDSHTTMINGLGIVGWGVGGIEAEAVMLGQPIYMLMPEVIGFKITGAMPEGATATDLALRVTQMLREKGVVGKFVEFYGAGLSNMTLPDRATIANMAPEYGATMGFFPVDDEALRYLRRTGRLEDEIGLVEAYYKAQGMFRTDETPDPVFTDTIELDLATIVPSLAGPKRPQDRVNLSDMHSVFNEALTAPVKNRGFELGSDKLDAQGTIGGTDIKIGHGAVTLASITSCTNTSNPSVLIAAGLVAKKAVEKGLKTKPWVKTSLAPGSRVVTEYLETAGLQQYLDQIGFNTVGYGCMTCIGNSGPLPEPVVEAIQEGDLVVASVLSGNRNFEGRVNPHIKANYLASPPLVVAYALAGTVVNDIVNDAIGQDSNGQDVFLKDIWPTNAEIQEAMDRSINAEMFKKVYDGIEKSNADWNAIPVAEGALFDWKEDSTYIQNPPFFDTLAGGAHEIESIKGARALVKVGDSVTTDHISPAGSFKADTPAGRYLTERGIAPKDFNSYGSRRGNDRIMTRGTFANIRLKNQLAPGTEGGFTTNFLNGEVTSIFDASTAYKEAGVPLVVLAGKDYGMGSSRDWAAKGTFLLGVKAVIAESFERIHRSNLVGMGVLPLQYKNGETADSLGINGDETFEFVLPGDLKPRQDVTVKVTGKDGNTRDITVMCRIDTPVEIDYYKNGGILQTVLRGILSKSQGEVKA, encoded by the coding sequence ATGAGCGACAAGGCGATGAACCTGTTTGGCGCCCGTGACACCTTGCAGGTGCCCGGCAGCGACAAGAAGCTGTACTTTTACAACCTCAACAAGCTCCAGGGCCACGACGTGTCGCGTCTGCCCGTCAGCATCAAGGTGCTGCTGGAAAGCGTGCTGCGCGAAGCCAACGACTATGACGTGCGCCGTGAAGACGTGGAAACCGTCGCCGGCTGGAGCGCCACCAACCCCGAAGTCGAAATTCCCTTCAAGCCCGCCCGCGTGATTTTGCAGGACTTTACCGGCGTGCCCGCCGTGGTGGACCTCGCCGCCATGCGCAGCGCGATGGTCAAGCTCGGCGGCGACCCCAGCAAGATCAACCCGCTGATTCCGGTGGACCTCGTCATCGACCACTCGGTGCAGGTGGACGAGTTCGGCACCGAGTTCGCGCTCGCCAACAACATGGCGCTGGAATTCGAGCGCAACCGCGAACGCTACGAGTTCCTGCGCTGGGGCCAGCAGGCCTTCGACAACTTCGGCGTGGTGCCCCCTGCCAGCGGCATCGTGCACCAGGTCAACCTGGAATACCTCGCCAAGGGCGTGCAGAGCCGCGCTGAAGACGACGGCGAAGTCGTGTACCCCGACAGCCTGGTCGGCACCGACTCGCACACCACCATGATCAACGGCCTGGGCATCGTGGGCTGGGGCGTGGGCGGCATCGAAGCCGAAGCGGTGATGCTGGGCCAGCCCATCTACATGCTGATGCCCGAAGTCATCGGCTTCAAGATCACTGGCGCGATGCCCGAAGGCGCCACCGCCACCGACCTCGCGCTGCGCGTGACCCAGATGCTGCGCGAGAAGGGCGTGGTCGGCAAGTTCGTCGAGTTCTACGGCGCGGGCCTGAGCAACATGACCCTGCCCGACCGCGCGACGATTGCCAACATGGCCCCCGAATACGGCGCCACCATGGGCTTTTTCCCGGTGGACGACGAAGCGCTGCGCTACCTGCGCCGCACGGGACGTCTGGAAGACGAAATCGGTCTGGTCGAGGCCTACTACAAGGCCCAGGGCATGTTCCGCACCGACGAAACGCCCGACCCCGTCTTCACCGACACCATCGAACTCGACCTCGCCACCATCGTTCCTAGCCTCGCCGGCCCCAAGCGCCCGCAGGACCGCGTGAACCTCAGCGACATGCACAGCGTGTTCAACGAAGCGCTCACCGCGCCGGTCAAGAACCGTGGCTTTGAACTCGGCAGCGACAAGCTGGACGCCCAGGGCACCATCGGCGGTACCGACATCAAGATCGGCCACGGCGCCGTGACCCTCGCCTCCATCACCTCCTGCACCAACACCTCCAACCCCAGCGTGCTCATCGCCGCCGGTCTGGTCGCCAAGAAGGCCGTCGAGAAGGGCCTGAAGACCAAGCCCTGGGTCAAGACCAGCCTCGCCCCCGGCTCGCGCGTGGTCACCGAGTACCTCGAAACCGCCGGGCTCCAGCAGTACCTCGACCAGATCGGCTTCAACACCGTGGGCTACGGCTGCATGACCTGCATCGGCAACTCGGGCCCGCTGCCTGAACCCGTCGTCGAAGCGATTCAGGAAGGCGACCTGGTGGTGGCCTCGGTCCTGTCGGGCAACCGCAACTTCGAAGGCCGCGTCAACCCCCACATCAAGGCCAACTACCTCGCTTCTCCCCCCCTGGTCGTCGCCTACGCGCTCGCCGGCACGGTCGTCAACGACATCGTGAACGACGCCATCGGCCAGGACAGCAACGGTCAGGACGTGTTCCTGAAAGACATCTGGCCCACCAACGCCGAGATTCAGGAAGCGATGGACCGCTCCATCAACGCCGAGATGTTCAAGAAGGTCTACGACGGCATCGAGAAGAGCAACGCCGACTGGAACGCCATCCCCGTCGCCGAAGGCGCGCTGTTCGACTGGAAGGAAGACAGCACATACATCCAGAACCCGCCCTTCTTCGACACCCTCGCGGGCGGCGCCCACGAAATCGAGAGCATCAAGGGTGCGCGCGCCCTGGTCAAGGTCGGCGACAGCGTGACCACCGACCACATCTCCCCCGCCGGTTCGTTCAAGGCCGACACCCCCGCTGGCCGCTACCTGACCGAGCGCGGTATTGCCCCCAAGGACTTCAACTCCTACGGCTCGCGCCGTGGCAACGACCGCATCATGACGCGCGGCACCTTTGCCAACATCCGCCTGAAGAACCAACTCGCCCCCGGCACCGAAGGCGGCTTCACCACCAACTTCCTGAACGGCGAAGTCACCAGCATCTTCGACGCTTCCACCGCCTACAAGGAAGCGGGCGTGCCCCTCGTCGTGCTGGCCGGGAAGGACTACGGCATGGGCTCCAGCCGTGACTGGGCCGCCAAAGGCACCTTCCTGCTGGGCGTGAAGGCCGTGATTGCCGAAAGCTTCGAGCGGATCCACCGCTCCAACCTGGTCGGCATGGGCGTGCTGCCCCTCCAGTACAAGAACGGCGAAACCGCCGACAGCCTGGGCATCAACGGCGACGAAACCTTCGAGTTCGTGCTGCCCGGCGACCTCAAGCCCCGTCAGGACGTGACCGTGAAGGTCACTGGCAAGGACGGCAACACCCGCGACATCACCGTGATGTGCCGCATCGATACCCCCGTGGAAATCGATTACTACAAGAACGGTGGCATCCTGCAAACCGTGCTGCGCGGCATCCTGAGCAAGAGCCAGGGCGAAGTCAAGGCGTAA
- a CDS encoding GNAT family N-acetyltransferase gives MASESPAVGLTLRPLRPGDEETAVRWGAEREFCLASGWTPGLAPRVLRRHWQAIIADRSPDFLRLGIEQRGEGQGGELVGYVDLGDITAGSAEFGIAIGEPHRWGQGTGTRAGQLLLAHAFGPLGLSVLRAKVHAPNVRSHALMQRLGFIPVGESGTDLYRGAQVPLVRYEARREDWLRLSKSM, from the coding sequence ATGGCCTCTGAATCTCCAGCGGTGGGCCTCACCCTGCGCCCGCTGCGTCCTGGGGACGAGGAAACCGCCGTGCGCTGGGGCGCCGAGCGTGAGTTCTGCCTCGCCAGCGGCTGGACACCCGGCCTCGCCCCCCGCGTGCTGCGGCGGCATTGGCAGGCCATCATCGCGGACCGTTCCCCCGATTTCCTGCGCCTGGGCATCGAGCAGAGGGGTGAGGGGCAGGGCGGCGAGCTGGTCGGTTACGTGGACCTCGGCGACATCACGGCGGGGAGCGCCGAATTCGGCATCGCCATCGGGGAGCCGCACCGCTGGGGGCAAGGCACGGGCACCCGCGCTGGGCAACTGCTTCTCGCTCACGCTTTCGGGCCACTGGGCCTGTCCGTCCTGCGCGCCAAGGTCCACGCGCCCAACGTCCGCTCGCACGCGCTGATGCAGCGGCTGGGGTTTATTCCGGTGGGGGAGAGTGGGACTGACCTGTACCGGGGGGCTCAGGTTCCCTTGGTGCGGTATGAGGCGCGGCGGGAGGACTGGCTGCGTCTCTCAAAGTCTATGTAG
- a CDS encoding WD40 repeat domain-containing protein: MPRLIPLLALLLCASASAELRADITKGTPHGYGAMKVYDGQTLLFQATTRGLSAVTASKFSPDGRWLVNLTDQGYVQLWDVHKGERVKTFLAPFARVLNADFTPDSTRLLLNFWGDSTPTNFWQGTRSSFWSLEPLQRLGTLDGKGWDIGYSGNVHFDAAGKRMVTASFRFFGGQAAAVYDAATGAPIATLSRVPYPPGALQTGGAGAADARLAPDGRRALVYDVAGRLAEYDAATSQLLKVRGKVDSAGAGAQLERFAREGK; encoded by the coding sequence ATGCCCCGACTGATTCCGCTGCTCGCGCTGCTGCTGTGTGCCTCCGCCTCAGCAGAGTTGCGCGCTGACATCACCAAAGGAACGCCCCACGGCTACGGCGCCATGAAGGTCTACGACGGCCAAACCCTGCTGTTTCAGGCGACGACGCGGGGCCTGAGCGCCGTGACGGCCAGCAAGTTCAGCCCCGACGGACGCTGGCTGGTCAACCTGACCGACCAGGGCTACGTGCAACTGTGGGACGTGCACAAGGGCGAACGGGTCAAGACCTTCCTCGCGCCCTTTGCCCGCGTCCTGAACGCCGATTTCACGCCCGACAGCACGCGACTGCTGCTGAACTTCTGGGGCGACTCCACGCCTACAAACTTCTGGCAGGGCACACGGTCATCGTTCTGGTCCCTGGAGCCGCTGCAACGGCTCGGCACCCTGGACGGCAAGGGTTGGGACATCGGCTACAGCGGCAACGTCCACTTCGACGCGGCGGGCAAGCGCATGGTGACCGCTTCCTTCCGTTTCTTCGGGGGCCAGGCCGCTGCGGTCTACGACGCTGCTACGGGCGCCCCCATCGCGACCCTCTCGCGGGTGCCGTATCCGCCGGGCGCCCTGCAAACAGGCGGGGCTGGGGCCGCCGACGCCCGCCTCGCGCCGGATGGTCGCCGCGCCCTGGTCTATGACGTGGCGGGCCGATTGGCCGAGTACGACGCCGCCACCAGCCAACTGCTGAAGGTGCGCGGCAAGGTTGACAGCGCCGGGGCCGGGGCGCAGTTGGAGCGCTTCGCCCGCGAGGGAAAGTAA
- a CDS encoding cytochrome P450 produces the protein MVPAPPFLGHAAEMGTIKLRPFLTRCYQAYGPVFQLTVPGQKITVLAGPEANLFAMKEGHRVLRSLEAWRDNDHEMGSDRSMISLDGAEHRAYRRVEGRAFARSFFAAGLRPALAVLAEDLAPFQPGDVLPVATWCKKTITEQLARMAVGGTVRPYLPDLLHFIQTALQVTVNRQLPPAVLRLPKYRRAKARIFQMVDDLIEDHRQNPPEKSGRAPDLIDDVLADQQVNPERWEHPDVRLAALGAFIAGMDTAANSLAFVLYRMHLHSEFLPALRAEADALFRDGPPTAEALGRSPLLHRFVMETLRVHPIAPALSRTLTEDVEFAGHRIPAGTPVIIGTTVPHGLPELFPDPEHFDPGRFAPGRAEHRQPGAYAPFGVGSHTCAGSGMAEGLIMLGAAAALRTLDLSLEPDYVLRQTAKPTPSLDNKLQLRVNAVRHNPVFLVH, from the coding sequence GTGGTACCTGCTCCTCCCTTTCTCGGCCACGCGGCGGAGATGGGGACCATCAAACTGCGTCCCTTTCTCACCCGCTGCTATCAGGCGTACGGCCCGGTCTTTCAACTCACGGTGCCGGGCCAGAAAATTACCGTGCTCGCCGGTCCCGAAGCCAACCTGTTCGCCATGAAGGAAGGCCACCGGGTGCTGCGCTCGCTGGAGGCGTGGCGCGACAATGACCACGAGATGGGCAGTGACCGCTCCATGATCAGCCTCGACGGGGCCGAGCACCGCGCTTACCGCCGGGTGGAGGGCCGCGCCTTCGCGCGTTCGTTCTTTGCGGCGGGGCTGCGGCCCGCGCTCGCGGTGCTGGCTGAAGACCTGGCTCCCTTCCAACCCGGTGACGTGCTGCCGGTGGCGACCTGGTGCAAGAAAACCATCACCGAACAGCTCGCACGCATGGCGGTGGGCGGCACCGTCCGGCCCTACCTGCCTGACCTGCTGCACTTCATCCAGACCGCCCTTCAGGTCACGGTCAACCGGCAACTGCCCCCCGCCGTGCTGCGGCTGCCCAAATACCGCCGCGCCAAAGCCCGCATCTTTCAGATGGTGGACGACCTGATCGAGGACCACCGCCAGAACCCGCCGGAAAAGAGCGGACGCGCCCCCGACCTGATTGACGACGTGCTGGCCGATCAGCAGGTCAACCCCGAGCGCTGGGAGCATCCCGACGTGCGCCTCGCCGCGCTGGGCGCCTTTATCGCGGGCATGGACACGGCGGCCAACAGCCTCGCTTTCGTCCTGTACCGGATGCACCTGCATTCCGAATTTTTGCCGGCGCTGCGGGCCGAGGCCGACGCGCTGTTCAGGGACGGTCCCCCCACCGCCGAGGCCCTGGGCCGCTCGCCGCTGCTGCACCGCTTTGTGATGGAAACGCTGCGTGTCCATCCCATCGCCCCCGCCCTGAGCCGCACGCTGACCGAGGACGTGGAATTCGCCGGGCACCGCATCCCCGCCGGCACCCCCGTCATCATCGGGACCACCGTGCCGCATGGCCTGCCCGAACTGTTCCCCGACCCCGAGCACTTCGACCCAGGCCGCTTTGCGCCGGGCCGCGCCGAGCACCGTCAGCCGGGCGCCTACGCCCCCTTCGGTGTCGGCAGCCACACCTGCGCGGGCAGCGGCATGGCCGAAGGGCTGATCATGCTGGGCGCCGCCGCCGCGCTGCGGACCCTGGACCTGAGCCTGGAGCCCGACTACGTCCTGCGGCAGACCGCTAAGCCCACCCCCAGCCTCGACAACAAGCTGCAATTGCGCGTCAACGCCGTGCGGCACAACCCGGTGTTTCTGGTGCATTGA
- a CDS encoding CoA transferase: protein MFQPLQGWTVITLAPNVPGPLAAASLRDAGATVIKVEGPAGDPLAQMSPAWYAELHRDIEVRVIDLKAEAGKAEFDALLAGADLLLTSSRPAALARLGLAPERLGRDFPRLCRVTIVGDTREPDAPGHDLTYQAEAGLIDPARPAMPRTLVADLTGSREAYAAALGLLLSRERGQPERECMVGLGDAARFAAAPYRVGLTAPGGLLSGAYDNYRLYPTADGWVAAAPLEPGFAARWAEVLGEDAAATLRTNTTAHWLYVAAQRDLPLAALPQEG, encoded by the coding sequence ATGTTTCAGCCTCTTCAGGGATGGACGGTCATCACCCTCGCGCCCAACGTGCCCGGCCCACTCGCCGCCGCCTCGCTGCGGGACGCGGGAGCGACCGTCATCAAGGTGGAAGGCCCGGCGGGCGATCCCCTCGCGCAGATGTCGCCCGCGTGGTACGCCGAGTTGCACCGGGACATCGAGGTGCGGGTCATCGACCTGAAAGCGGAAGCGGGCAAGGCCGAGTTCGACGCGCTGCTCGCCGGGGCCGACCTGCTGCTCACCAGTTCGCGCCCCGCTGCGCTCGCCCGGCTGGGGCTGGCGCCTGAGCGGCTGGGGCGCGACTTTCCCCGGCTGTGCCGCGTGACCATCGTGGGCGATACCCGCGAGCCCGACGCGCCGGGCCACGACCTGACTTACCAGGCCGAAGCGGGCCTGATTGACCCCGCCCGCCCCGCCATGCCGCGCACGCTGGTGGCCGACCTGACCGGCAGCCGCGAAGCCTACGCCGCTGCGCTGGGCCTGCTGCTGAGCCGCGAGCGCGGGCAGCCGGAACGCGAGTGCATGGTGGGTCTGGGTGACGCCGCCCGCTTTGCCGCCGCGCCCTACCGGGTGGGTCTGACCGCGCCGGGCGGGCTGCTGTCGGGCGCCTACGACAACTACCGCCTGTACCCGACTGCCGACGGTTGGGTGGCCGCCGCGCCGCTCGAACCTGGGTTTGCTGCCCGCTGGGCCGAAGTGCTGGGCGAGGACGCCGCCGCCACGCTGCGGACGAATACGACCGCCCACTGGTTATACGTGGCGGCGCAGCGCGACCTGCCGCTCGCCGCGCTGCCGCAGGAAGGCTAA
- a CDS encoding ACT domain-containing protein, with protein MSLSLSTIPGEYAVCRLDPHTAPPAWAFAGELWSVTRTPDELSVVCAAGQVPAGVQAAKGWALLKLHGPFDFGLTGILASVLNPLRDAGVGIFALSTYDTDYVLVAQEQLDKAVAALRDAGHHVD; from the coding sequence ATGAGCCTGAGCCTGTCCACCATTCCCGGCGAGTACGCCGTGTGCCGCCTTGACCCACACACTGCGCCGCCCGCGTGGGCCTTTGCCGGGGAGTTGTGGAGCGTGACTCGCACCCCGGACGAGCTCTCGGTTGTCTGCGCGGCGGGGCAGGTGCCGGCGGGGGTACAGGCCGCAAAAGGGTGGGCATTGTTGAAACTGCATGGCCCCTTCGACTTCGGGCTGACGGGCATTCTCGCCAGTGTGCTCAATCCTCTGCGAGACGCGGGCGTCGGGATTTTTGCCCTGTCCACCTATGACACCGATTACGTGCTGGTGGCGCAGGAGCAGTTGGATAAAGCGGTGGCGGCCCTGCGAGACGCCGGGCATCACGTCGACTGA
- a CDS encoding Uma2 family endonuclease — protein MTGPAFKRVSVEDYLRSERDNPTRHDYIDGFLYAQAGASRAHNVITSNIHVLLHPAARKSGCQVYQSDMKVRVSPTRYHYPDLVVSCAGGQDDDYTEAEPCLIVEVLSESTRMADQNYKAERYRELPSLQAYLLVDSRSRSAAIWRREGQEWVFEVLGETFDLPCPAVTLNLADFYDGTQL, from the coding sequence ATGACCGGGCCTGCTTTCAAACGAGTTTCCGTGGAGGACTACCTGCGTTCAGAGCGGGATAACCCCACGCGGCACGACTACATTGACGGCTTTCTGTACGCCCAGGCCGGAGCCAGCCGCGCCCACAACGTCATTACCAGCAATATCCATGTGCTGCTCCACCCCGCCGCTCGCAAGTCGGGGTGCCAGGTGTACCAGAGCGATATGAAGGTCCGGGTTTCGCCCACCCGCTATCACTACCCCGACCTCGTGGTGAGCTGCGCAGGCGGACAGGACGACGATTACACCGAAGCTGAGCCGTGTCTGATTGTGGAAGTCCTGAGCGAAAGCACCCGTATGGCCGACCAGAACTATAAGGCCGAGCGTTACCGCGAGCTGCCCAGCCTGCAAGCCTACCTGCTGGTGGACAGCCGCAGCCGCAGCGCCGCCATCTGGCGCAGAGAAGGCCAAGAGTGGGTGTTTGAGGTGCTGGGGGAAACCTTCGATTTGCCTTGTCCTGCCGTCACACTCAATCTCGCAGATTTTTACGACGGCACTCAGCTCTGA
- a CDS encoding NAD(P)/FAD-dependent oxidoreductase, translating to MTLTGSRGAESTGADIIVVGAGLAGLTAARTLQRAGKTVRVLESSQHLGGRVWSKQVDSYTLDVGFIGMFTAYPAARRQFDYDALDLVRLKPSAVLRQEGGRAELVGDPLRDPAALPGDLSAAALTVKDRVVAAKLAAELLARPAHELLNGPDQTTRAYLLEQGFSERSLERFFTPFFGGLVLDRQLETSAGLFRYYFRMLLTGDVSIPRAGMSELPRQLAQELDVTLGVTVTDIHSGPDGVSVQTEAGDTLHAAQVIVATDPNTAARLVGEQPGAPRPIARGSLGSTYLHYAAPEPLERQRRLQLGALPTGQLNQVFWLQEEFPNRVPVGHGLLIVSVWGVPEVDDATLSAQVLDELRPWYGGGVEQLRLLSVDRIPHTQFPQPAGYAATLPGHTTPLPNVFLASEANSLSGIQGALEGGEKAAAAILGDLEVLSRPRGA from the coding sequence ATGACACTCACCGGAAGCAGGGGCGCCGAGAGCACGGGTGCCGACATCATCGTGGTGGGGGCCGGACTCGCGGGCCTGACCGCCGCCCGCACGTTGCAGCGGGCGGGGAAAACCGTGCGGGTGCTGGAGAGTTCGCAGCACCTGGGGGGGCGCGTGTGGAGCAAGCAGGTGGACAGCTACACGCTCGACGTGGGCTTTATTGGCATGTTCACGGCGTACCCGGCGGCCAGGCGGCAGTTCGACTACGACGCCCTCGACCTCGTGCGGCTCAAGCCCTCGGCGGTGCTGCGGCAGGAAGGCGGACGGGCCGAACTGGTGGGCGACCCCCTGCGCGACCCGGCGGCGCTGCCCGGTGACCTGAGCGCGGCGGCGCTCACAGTGAAAGACCGGGTCGTGGCGGCGAAACTGGCGGCAGAACTGCTCGCCCGGCCCGCCCATGAACTCCTGAACGGCCCCGACCAGACCACCCGCGCGTACCTGCTGGAACAGGGCTTTTCCGAACGCTCGCTCGAACGTTTCTTCACCCCGTTTTTCGGCGGGCTGGTGCTCGACCGCCAGCTGGAAACGAGCGCCGGGCTGTTTCGCTACTACTTCAGGATGCTGCTGACCGGCGACGTGTCCATTCCCCGCGCGGGCATGAGCGAACTGCCCCGGCAACTCGCCCAGGAGCTGGACGTGACCCTCGGCGTGACGGTAACGGACATTCATTCCGGGCCGGACGGCGTGAGCGTGCAGACGGAGGCAGGCGACACGCTGCACGCCGCGCAGGTCATCGTCGCCACCGACCCGAACACGGCGGCGCGGCTCGTCGGTGAGCAGCCCGGCGCTCCCCGGCCCATCGCGCGCGGCAGCCTCGGCAGCACCTACCTGCACTACGCCGCGCCCGAACCGCTGGAGCGTCAGCGGCGGCTGCAACTGGGCGCCCTGCCGACCGGACAGCTCAATCAGGTCTTCTGGTTGCAGGAGGAATTCCCCAACCGTGTACCTGTTGGTCACGGCCTGCTCATCGTCTCGGTCTGGGGCGTGCCCGAGGTGGACGACGCCACGCTGAGTGCTCAGGTCCTCGACGAACTGCGCCCCTGGTACGGAGGCGGCGTGGAGCAGCTCCGCCTGCTCTCGGTGGACCGCATCCCTCACACCCAGTTCCCGCAGCCCGCCGGGTACGCCGCCACCCTCCCCGGCCACACGACGCCGCTGCCGAACGTCTTTCTGGCGAGTGAGGCCAACTCGCTCAGCGGCATTCAGGGCGCCCTGGAAGGCGGGGAAAAGGCGGCGGCGGCTATTCTCGGCGACCTTGAAGTGCTCAGCCGGCCACGTGGCGCGTAA